Proteins co-encoded in one Cytobacillus sp. NJ13 genomic window:
- the cls gene encoding cardiolipin synthase: MDIYSMMLTVFLVLNFILAIFVIFLERRDAGATWAWLMVLFFIPLLGFFMYLFFGQNLTKRKMFQWEDRKKIGIDELLNNQIRGIKEKDFHFQNGIIKNSKDLIYMHLVNNDAVLTQDNEVRIFTDGKEKFNSLVEDIKNAADHIHLQYYIFKRDNLGKSLINLLTEKAREGVKVRLLYDELGSRSLHKRAFKELIAAGGEIEAFFPSRLHFINLRINYRNHRKIAIIDGQIGYVGGFNVGDEYLGLNPKFGYWRDTHLRIRGSAVHSLQTRFILDWNQASHRHDIYYAPKYFPLAESRDSVGMQIVTSGPDSEWEQIKNGYIKMISSARKSIYIQTPYFIPDASLLDALKIAALSGVEVNIMVPNKPDHMFVYWATYSYIGEMLKANANIFIYENGFIHAKTLIVDEKVSSVGTANIDVRSFRLNFEVNAFIYDEDVSKELTESFKEDAQLSSILTAEDYRNRALKIKLKESISRLLSPIL, from the coding sequence ATGGATATATACTCCATGATGCTTACAGTATTTTTAGTCTTAAATTTTATCCTGGCTATATTTGTTATCTTTCTGGAGCGAAGGGATGCAGGCGCCACATGGGCGTGGCTCATGGTTTTGTTTTTTATTCCTCTTCTTGGTTTTTTCATGTACCTCTTCTTTGGGCAGAATTTAACCAAAAGAAAGATGTTCCAATGGGAAGACCGCAAAAAGATTGGAATTGATGAACTGCTGAACAATCAAATCAGAGGAATCAAGGAAAAGGATTTCCATTTTCAAAATGGCATAATTAAAAACTCCAAAGACCTTATATATATGCACCTTGTCAACAATGATGCGGTATTGACACAGGACAACGAGGTCAGGATTTTTACAGATGGGAAAGAGAAGTTCAATTCGCTTGTGGAGGATATCAAAAATGCAGCCGATCACATCCATCTGCAATATTATATCTTCAAAAGAGATAATTTGGGGAAAAGCTTAATCAATCTTTTGACGGAAAAGGCAAGGGAAGGCGTAAAAGTAAGGCTTCTCTATGATGAACTGGGCTCAAGAAGCCTGCATAAAAGGGCGTTTAAAGAGCTGATTGCGGCAGGAGGAGAAATTGAGGCCTTTTTCCCTTCCCGGCTGCACTTTATCAACTTGAGAATTAATTACCGGAACCATCGTAAGATTGCCATTATTGACGGCCAGATTGGATATGTTGGCGGGTTTAATGTTGGGGATGAATATCTCGGGCTAAATCCAAAGTTTGGATATTGGCGTGATACTCATTTAAGAATTAGAGGGAGTGCTGTTCATTCCCTGCAGACTCGCTTTATCCTTGACTGGAACCAGGCTTCGCACCGCCATGATATTTACTATGCCCCTAAGTATTTTCCGCTGGCCGAGTCTCGCGATAGCGTAGGGATGCAAATTGTTACCAGCGGTCCTGATTCGGAATGGGAACAGATTAAAAATGGATATATAAAAATGATTTCATCGGCCCGTAAATCTATTTATATCCAAACCCCATATTTCATTCCGGACGCAAGTCTTTTGGATGCATTGAAAATAGCTGCATTATCAGGTGTTGAAGTGAACATTATGGTACCGAACAAGCCTGATCATATGTTTGTTTATTGGGCAACCTACTCCTATATAGGGGAAATGTTAAAAGCTAATGCAAACATCTTTATTTACGAGAATGGCTTCATCCATGCAAAAACCTTGATTGTTGACGAGAAAGTTTCGTCGGTTGGAACCGCGAATATAGATGTTAGAAGCTTCAGGCTGAATTTTGAGGTAAATGCCTTTATATATGATGAGGACGTTTCGAAAGAACTGACTGAGAGCTTTAAAGAAGATGCCCAGCTTTCAAGTATTCTGACTGCAGAAGATTACAGGAATAGGGCCTTAAAAATCAAATTAAAAGAATCCATTTCAAGGCTTTTATCGCCAATATTATAA
- the ytzI gene encoding YtzI protein: protein MYTVLVISIIIVIVVLLLSVITTSKAYKFKHTVDPIDPLPDSEQGQKEAKEEQEDNQNRS, encoded by the coding sequence ATGTATACGGTATTAGTCATATCGATTATCATTGTGATCGTGGTACTGCTTTTAAGCGTCATCACCACTTCAAAAGCTTACAAATTCAAGCATACGGTAGACCCAATTGATCCGCTTCCTGACAGCGAGCAGGGACAAAAAGAGGCTAAAGAAGAACAAGAAGATAACCAAAACCGTTCATAA
- a CDS encoding DNA starvation/stationary phase protection protein — translation MSKELVKAVNQQVANWTVLYVKLHNYHWYIKGKNFFTLHAKFEELYNEANIHVDELAERILALEAKPVATMKEVLETSSLEEATGKENEEQMVQSVVDDFEKMVDELQEAIELAEEAKDEGTGDMLIAVKQSLKKHIWMLKAYLG, via the coding sequence ATGAGTAAAGAATTAGTAAAAGCTGTTAACCAGCAAGTAGCAAACTGGACTGTTCTATATGTAAAGCTTCACAATTATCATTGGTATATTAAAGGGAAAAACTTTTTTACCCTTCACGCAAAATTTGAAGAACTTTATAATGAAGCCAACATACATGTAGATGAACTGGCTGAGAGAATCCTGGCTCTTGAGGCTAAGCCGGTTGCGACTATGAAGGAAGTTCTTGAGACCAGTTCTCTCGAAGAAGCGACAGGAAAAGAAAATGAAGAACAGATGGTCCAATCCGTCGTAGATGACTTCGAAAAAATGGTGGACGAGCTTCAGGAAGCAATTGAGCTTGCAGAAGAAGCCAAAGATGAAGGAACAGGCGACATGCTGATTGCTGTAAAGCAAAGCTTAAAGAAACATATTTGGATGCTGAAAGCATACCTTGGATAA
- a CDS encoding DUF6154 family protein — translation MKLIDELYELYRNKLTGDEEDIDMLAFAFLEEMDREDLLNIIRDLDNQELYDLMGLYLIESLKGKFASENYGQRRSPIIHHRNIH, via the coding sequence ATGAAACTGATTGATGAGCTATATGAACTTTACAGGAATAAGCTGACAGGTGATGAAGAGGATATCGATATGCTCGCTTTTGCCTTCTTAGAAGAAATGGACAGAGAAGACCTGCTGAATATTATCAGGGATCTCGATAATCAGGAATTATATGATTTAATGGGGCTTTATCTGATTGAGAGCTTAAAAGGGAAATTTGCCAGTGAGAATTACGGCCAGCGCAGAAGCCCAATCATTCATCACCGGAACATACACTAA
- a CDS encoding hydrolase: MEGNKKTYYITLGSGEISQSATGSTWNFKIEATDDEIIALREYFDQNYSTEWQNFYRAHVPYVQYHYDRENDAYDDTMKKIYGMIYDLGDDEARKHIESMGILTEEEHK, encoded by the coding sequence TTGGAAGGGAATAAAAAAACGTATTATATAACGCTTGGTTCTGGGGAGATTTCACAAAGCGCCACTGGCTCAACATGGAATTTTAAAATAGAGGCAACAGATGATGAAATCATTGCCTTAAGAGAATATTTTGACCAGAACTATTCAACTGAGTGGCAGAATTTTTACCGAGCCCATGTTCCTTATGTTCAATACCATTATGACCGTGAAAATGATGCTTATGATGATACAATGAAGAAAATATATGGAATGATTTATGATCTTGGAGACGATGAAGCAAGAAAACATATAGAAAGCATGGGAATCCTTACTGAAGAGGAACATAAATAA
- the ytkD gene encoding nucleoside triphosphatase YtkD: METFLDENGGEVRFSFNKRAFGTEPKHVLVICRYGDQWLLTNHKKRGWEFPGGKREQGESLEGAARREVYEETGADLKNLNFIGEYEVNLGTERFVKAIFFAEVKSLNKTDQYFETNGPILTAGNLLEDRWSSQYSFIMKDKVVEKSLEKIMQGK, from the coding sequence ATGGAAACCTTTTTGGATGAGAACGGCGGGGAAGTGCGATTTTCTTTTAATAAACGAGCTTTCGGAACTGAGCCAAAACATGTTCTGGTCATTTGCCGCTATGGCGATCAATGGCTGCTGACGAATCACAAAAAGCGGGGGTGGGAATTTCCAGGCGGTAAGAGAGAACAGGGTGAGTCTCTTGAAGGGGCAGCCAGAAGAGAAGTTTATGAGGAAACAGGAGCAGACTTAAAGAATTTAAATTTTATTGGTGAATATGAAGTTAATTTGGGAACAGAGCGTTTTGTCAAAGCCATTTTTTTCGCCGAGGTGAAAAGCCTTAACAAAACGGATCAATATTTTGAAACAAACGGTCCCATTCTGACAGCGGGAAACTTGCTGGAAGACAGGTGGAGCAGCCAATACAGTTTTATCATGAAGGATAAAGTAGTTGAAAAGAGCCTCGAAAAAATCATGCAGGGAAAGTAA